A genomic segment from Tuwongella immobilis encodes:
- a CDS encoding HEAT repeat domain-containing protein, protein MNATRLILLVGVLLGTSASVYGQNPKWKIQDQTVAEWAKQLRSMDADERLEAVSVLRFAGVHATVALAPLIVCLQDEDARIRRNAAVAIGRIGPKAKSAVPGLTKLLGDSEPVVRNNALQALGRIGPSAKSATSALAPLFEDSTELLRVRAMETLLLIDPSQKRAAIERLQAYLGNEINDTEIRLEAVLILSRHDVAAAKAGQPLLAAAWETSENLQKVRIAVAWCRIDPTQTMRMLPIMEKMIENIEESERARIEAISALHQLAPKRLPDVTGQLVEWSKSGTDAVRLAAMETLWQISPKAAQTAGIP, encoded by the coding sequence ATGAACGCCACCCGGCTGATTCTTCTGGTGGGAGTGCTGTTGGGCACCTCGGCATCGGTGTATGGACAGAATCCGAAGTGGAAGATTCAAGACCAAACCGTCGCGGAATGGGCCAAGCAATTGCGGTCGATGGATGCCGATGAACGCCTCGAAGCCGTGTCGGTGCTTCGGTTTGCAGGTGTTCATGCGACCGTCGCGTTGGCACCGCTGATTGTCTGTCTACAAGACGAAGATGCCCGCATTCGTCGGAATGCGGCGGTCGCCATTGGCCGGATCGGTCCCAAAGCCAAATCCGCAGTCCCGGGCTTGACCAAGTTGCTCGGCGATTCGGAACCAGTTGTTCGCAACAATGCCCTGCAAGCGCTGGGTCGCATCGGGCCGAGTGCAAAGTCTGCGACATCGGCCCTCGCCCCACTGTTTGAAGATTCCACCGAATTGCTGCGCGTGCGAGCCATGGAAACCCTGCTGTTGATTGATCCCAGTCAGAAGCGGGCCGCCATCGAGCGTTTGCAAGCCTACCTGGGCAACGAAATCAACGACACTGAGATCCGCTTGGAAGCCGTTCTGATCCTGAGCCGACACGACGTGGCCGCCGCCAAAGCCGGTCAACCCCTGTTGGCCGCCGCCTGGGAAACCAGCGAAAATTTGCAGAAGGTGCGAATCGCCGTCGCCTGGTGTCGCATTGACCCGACTCAGACCATGCGAATGCTACCGATTATGGAGAAAATGATCGAGAATATCGAAGAATCGGAACGCGCTCGGATTGAAGCCATCTCCGCCCTGCACCAACTCGCCCCGAAGCGTCTGCCGGATGTCACCGGACAGTTGGTGGAATGGTCAAAATCGGGGACCGATGCGGTGCGATTGGCCGCCATGGAGACGTTGTGGCAAATTTCTCCCAAAGCTGCCCAAACTGCCGGAATTCCGTAA
- a CDS encoding 2-oxoglutarate dehydrogenase E1 component — protein MSRPSFANMSNIAVIESQYMRWRENPESVDSDWQVFFQGFELRGLLTPYAIESNQLQTAVVRLIFAYRDLGHFLAHLDPLTLPPTTHPLLELSQFGLTEADLDREVDCSAVAGMGQAKLRELVSILRQIYCGTIGYEFMHIQDINVRAWLRERIEPRRSQPNLPRRQRIRVLHDLHHSEKFEHFLHTRYVGQKRFSLEGAETLIPVLDAIVEKSPDLGAQELVVGMAHRGRLNVLANIMHKPYHEIFAEFEDNPHEGSFSGDGDVKYHLGFSSNVVTTSGKTVHLSLTPNPSHLEAVNPVVEGRVRAKQRRFNDLERKRGVPVLVHGDAAFAGQGMVAETLNLSQLSGYRTGGTIHVIVNNQIGFTTTPNDARSTTYCTDVAKMIQAPIFHVNAEDPDAAVFIAELALEFRQTFGRDVVIDMYCYRKYGHNEGDEPMFTQPVMYRKIKGRPSIASLYSEQIIREAVFTEEEVSDLNDAYEQKLTEVREEVRKAKLPKKGMASYMDNWSGLQHRYHNTPVATGVAEPTLGRIIDQLTRVPEGFSIEPKMATMLEGRRASFYETKQIDWALGELLAFGSLILEGTHVRLSGQDCRRGTFSQRHSVLYHNQSGERYVPFNHFDPPAPTTFSVYDSLLSENAVLGFEFGYSMDSPNSLVIWEAQFGDFANGAQTIIDQFIVCSSSKWQRSSGLVMMLPHGYEGQGPEHSSARLERFLQSCAEDNIQVAYCTTAAQHFHILRRQMKRNFRIPLILMTPKSLLRSPLAASPVSEFVGGQFHEVIGDTTVDPAQVRRVVLCTGKIYHDLADARFPKPATGANPAASKTSNPPHPDVALIRIEQLYPFPEEALQTELNRYKNAVELVWVQEESQNMGAWSFVEPRLRAMGHDAQYIGRDASASPATGSPKIHKAEQDEIIRSTFESPAPVIVRADSAGLNRQPVADQPMDKSRR, from the coding sequence ATGAGTCGTCCATCGTTCGCCAACATGTCGAATATTGCGGTAATCGAATCCCAGTATATGCGCTGGAGAGAAAACCCCGAATCAGTCGATTCCGACTGGCAGGTATTCTTCCAGGGATTCGAGCTTCGCGGGTTGCTGACCCCCTACGCGATTGAAAGCAATCAACTTCAGACTGCCGTTGTCCGCCTGATTTTTGCCTACCGCGACCTTGGTCACTTTCTAGCCCACCTTGATCCGCTGACGCTTCCCCCCACGACTCATCCGCTATTGGAACTTTCTCAATTCGGTCTCACCGAAGCCGATTTGGATCGGGAAGTCGATTGCAGCGCGGTCGCCGGGATGGGCCAAGCGAAACTGCGGGAACTGGTTTCGATTCTGCGGCAAATTTATTGCGGCACCATCGGCTACGAGTTCATGCACATTCAAGACATCAATGTGCGGGCGTGGCTGCGGGAACGCATCGAACCGCGACGATCGCAGCCGAATCTTCCGCGCCGTCAGCGCATTCGCGTGCTGCACGATCTGCACCACTCCGAGAAGTTCGAGCACTTCCTGCACACCCGCTATGTGGGTCAAAAGCGGTTTTCGTTGGAAGGTGCCGAAACGCTGATTCCAGTCTTGGATGCGATTGTCGAAAAATCGCCGGATTTAGGGGCACAAGAGTTGGTGGTGGGGATGGCGCACCGGGGCCGTCTCAACGTGCTCGCCAACATCATGCACAAGCCGTATCACGAAATTTTCGCCGAGTTTGAAGACAACCCGCATGAGGGGTCGTTCTCCGGTGACGGCGATGTGAAGTACCACCTGGGCTTCTCCAGCAATGTGGTTACCACCAGCGGCAAGACCGTGCACCTGTCGCTGACGCCCAACCCCAGCCACCTGGAAGCGGTCAACCCCGTGGTGGAAGGTCGGGTGCGTGCGAAACAGCGTCGCTTCAACGACTTGGAACGCAAACGCGGTGTGCCGGTGCTAGTCCATGGCGACGCCGCGTTCGCCGGCCAAGGCATGGTCGCCGAGACGCTGAACTTGTCGCAACTGTCGGGGTATCGCACCGGCGGTACCATCCATGTGATCGTCAACAATCAAATTGGCTTCACCACGACGCCGAATGATGCCCGTTCGACGACCTATTGCACCGACGTTGCCAAGATGATTCAAGCTCCGATCTTCCATGTGAACGCGGAAGATCCCGACGCAGCAGTGTTCATTGCCGAACTGGCATTGGAATTCCGACAAACCTTCGGGCGCGATGTCGTCATCGACATGTACTGCTATCGCAAGTACGGCCACAACGAAGGCGATGAGCCGATGTTCACCCAGCCGGTGATGTATCGGAAGATTAAAGGCCGTCCGAGCATCGCCAGCTTGTATAGCGAACAAATCATTCGAGAAGCGGTGTTCACCGAAGAAGAGGTCAGCGACCTCAACGACGCCTACGAACAGAAGCTCACCGAAGTCCGCGAAGAAGTCCGCAAGGCCAAGCTCCCCAAAAAGGGGATGGCCTCGTATATGGACAACTGGTCGGGGTTGCAGCATCGGTATCACAACACGCCGGTTGCAACCGGTGTTGCTGAACCGACTTTGGGCCGCATCATCGATCAACTCACGCGGGTTCCCGAAGGCTTCTCCATCGAACCCAAGATGGCGACCATGCTCGAAGGCCGCCGCGCCAGCTTCTACGAGACCAAGCAGATCGACTGGGCACTGGGCGAATTACTCGCCTTCGGGTCGTTGATTCTGGAAGGCACCCACGTGCGATTGTCGGGCCAAGACTGCCGTCGCGGCACCTTCAGCCAACGGCATTCGGTGTTGTATCACAATCAATCCGGCGAACGATACGTCCCGTTCAATCACTTCGATCCACCCGCACCGACCACCTTCTCGGTCTACGATAGCTTGCTATCGGAAAACGCGGTGCTGGGCTTCGAATTCGGCTACTCGATGGATTCGCCCAACTCGCTGGTCATCTGGGAAGCGCAATTCGGTGACTTCGCCAACGGCGCTCAGACGATCATCGATCAATTCATCGTCTGTAGTTCGTCGAAATGGCAACGCTCCAGCGGTCTGGTGATGATGTTGCCGCACGGCTACGAAGGCCAAGGCCCGGAACACTCCTCGGCTCGACTGGAACGGTTCCTCCAATCGTGTGCCGAAGATAATATCCAGGTCGCGTACTGCACCACCGCCGCCCAACATTTCCACATCTTGCGTCGGCAGATGAAGCGCAACTTCCGCATTCCCTTGATTTTAATGACGCCCAAGAGTTTGCTCCGCAGTCCGTTGGCCGCCTCGCCGGTCAGCGAATTTGTCGGTGGCCAATTCCATGAGGTCATCGGGGATACCACGGTCGATCCAGCGCAGGTTCGCCGAGTGGTGTTGTGCACGGGCAAAATTTATCACGATCTGGCGGATGCTCGCTTTCCCAAGCCCGCGACCGGGGCCAATCCCGCGGCTTCCAAGACGAGCAACCCGCCGCACCCGGATGTGGCGTTGATCCGCATCGAACAACTCTACCCGTTCCCGGAAGAGGCGTTGCAAACCGAATTGAATCGGTACAAAAACGCGGTGGAGCTGGTTTGGGTGCAAGAAGAATCGCAAAATATGGGTGCGTGGAGCTTTGTCGAGCCGCGACTACGGGCCATGGGTCACGATGCGCAATACATTGGTCGAGATGCCAGCGCCAGCCCGGCCACGGGATCGCCGAAGATCCACAAGGCCGAGCAAGACGAAATTATTCGATCCACGTTTGAATCGCCTGCTCCGGTGATTGTCCGGGCCGATTCCGCCGGATTGAATCGTCAACCGGTCGCGGATCAACCAATGGACAAATCGCGCCGTTAA
- the odhB gene encoding 2-oxoglutarate dehydrogenase complex dihydrolipoyllysine-residue succinyltransferase: MAVDIVVPTVGESVAEGRIARWVKKSGESVKEGEILIELETDKATAEVTAPASGVVQADVPEGTMVQIGAVVGKILPSNGAAAPAPKAAPSAPPAAAKPAAAAPVPIAEPVDGPPLSPAARRVVAENHLDPNNLTGSARGGVVTKEDALKAVQASSAPAAAPVAAPAPAKPAPAAPAATPAPATASGDRVVRQPMSMIRRTIAARLVQAQQTTASLTTFNEVDMSAIMDLRTKYKDKFKERHKVGLGFMSFFVKAAIEALKAFPMVNARIDGSDVVLQNFYDIGVAVSTERGLVVPVIRNADAMSYAGIEQAIVDVATKARDNKISIADMSGGTFTITNGGIFGSMLSTPILNTPQSAILGMHNIVKRAVVVDDQIVIHPMMYLALTYDHRIIDGKEAVQFLVRIKDCVENPERMLLSI; the protein is encoded by the coding sequence ATGGCCGTGGACATTGTTGTTCCGACAGTCGGCGAATCAGTCGCAGAAGGTCGGATCGCGCGGTGGGTCAAAAAGTCGGGCGAATCAGTCAAAGAGGGGGAGATCCTCATTGAGCTGGAGACCGACAAAGCCACCGCCGAGGTGACCGCGCCGGCCTCCGGTGTGGTGCAAGCCGATGTGCCCGAAGGGACGATGGTGCAAATTGGCGCGGTGGTGGGCAAGATTCTGCCCTCCAACGGTGCAGCGGCACCCGCGCCGAAGGCTGCCCCATCGGCCCCGCCTGCCGCGGCCAAGCCCGCTGCGGCTGCCCCGGTGCCCATTGCCGAACCGGTGGATGGCCCGCCGCTCAGCCCGGCCGCGCGTCGGGTGGTCGCCGAGAATCATCTCGATCCCAACAATCTGACCGGCTCCGCTCGCGGTGGTGTGGTCACTAAGGAAGATGCACTCAAAGCCGTTCAAGCATCATCCGCCCCCGCTGCGGCTCCCGTGGCGGCTCCGGCTCCGGCCAAACCGGCACCGGCGGCTCCCGCTGCAACCCCTGCCCCGGCAACCGCTTCCGGCGATCGAGTCGTTCGCCAGCCCATGAGCATGATCCGCCGCACCATCGCCGCCCGACTGGTGCAGGCCCAACAAACCACCGCTTCGCTGACCACCTTCAACGAAGTCGATATGTCCGCTATCATGGACCTGCGAACGAAGTACAAAGACAAATTCAAGGAACGGCACAAAGTCGGCCTCGGATTCATGTCGTTCTTTGTCAAAGCCGCCATTGAAGCGCTCAAGGCATTCCCCATGGTGAATGCTCGCATTGATGGCAGCGATGTCGTGCTGCAAAACTTTTACGACATTGGAGTTGCGGTCAGCACCGAGCGCGGCTTGGTGGTGCCGGTGATCCGCAATGCCGATGCGATGAGCTACGCCGGAATCGAACAAGCGATTGTCGATGTGGCCACCAAAGCCCGCGACAACAAAATCAGCATTGCCGATATGTCCGGTGGCACCTTCACCATCACCAACGGCGGCATCTTCGGCTCGATGCTCTCGACGCCGATCTTGAACACCCCGCAATCGGCCATCTTGGGGATGCACAACATCGTCAAGCGAGCCGTGGTGGTGGACGATCAAATCGTGATTCACCCGATGATGTACCTGGCGCTCACCTACGATCATCGCATCATCGACGGGAAGGAAGCCGTCCAATTCTTGGTCCGCATCAAGGATTGTGTCGAAAACCCCGAGCGCATGCTGCTGAGCATCTGA
- the lpdA gene encoding dihydrolipoyl dehydrogenase translates to MSDSYDLIVIGGGPGGYVAAIRAAQLGKKVVCIEKRKTLGGTCLNVGCIPSKALLDSSELFEQARHKFAKHGIKCDNVQLDLAAMMARKDQVVGTLTGGIAGLFRKNKVAHLHGAGKLLGNSQVQVDLADGSQQTLTAPAILLASGSEVMQIPSLPQDGKFIVGSTEALAFDKVPEHLLIVGGGYIGLELGSVWLRLGAKVTVLEFLPRILPITDGEIATMVHKSLQKQGMNFHLNTKVTGAKIDSDKVTVTAETADGPTTFTGDKVLVAVGRRPASNGLGLDAAGVAFDAKSGKIPVDAKFQTNVPGIYAIGDLIAGPMLAHKASEEGVAFAEMLDGHAAPMNYDMIPSVIYIWPEVSSVGPTEEQLKERGITYKVGKFPIAASGRARAMDETEGVVKVITDAATDRVLAVHIFGPRASEMIAEAVTTMEFSGSAEDITRIVHSHPTLSESLAEAARAAFVGKALHA, encoded by the coding sequence ATGAGCGACAGTTACGACCTGATTGTCATCGGCGGCGGGCCAGGCGGATATGTAGCCGCCATTCGCGCGGCCCAACTCGGCAAGAAGGTAGTCTGCATCGAGAAGCGGAAAACGTTGGGCGGCACCTGTTTGAATGTCGGCTGCATCCCCAGCAAGGCATTACTGGATTCCAGCGAACTGTTCGAGCAAGCCCGCCACAAATTTGCCAAGCACGGCATCAAGTGCGACAACGTCCAACTCGATCTCGCCGCCATGATGGCCCGCAAGGATCAGGTCGTCGGCACGCTCACCGGCGGCATCGCGGGACTATTCCGCAAAAACAAGGTCGCGCATTTGCACGGCGCTGGCAAACTCCTGGGCAACTCCCAAGTCCAAGTCGATCTCGCCGATGGCAGCCAACAGACGCTCACCGCTCCGGCCATTCTGCTGGCCAGTGGAAGCGAAGTGATGCAAATCCCGTCCCTGCCACAAGATGGGAAATTCATCGTCGGTTCCACCGAAGCCTTGGCGTTTGATAAAGTCCCCGAACATCTGTTGATCGTCGGCGGCGGCTACATCGGCCTGGAACTCGGCTCGGTCTGGCTGCGACTCGGCGCGAAAGTCACCGTCTTGGAATTTCTGCCGCGAATTCTGCCGATCACCGATGGCGAAATCGCCACGATGGTCCACAAGTCGCTGCAAAAGCAAGGCATGAACTTCCATCTGAATACCAAAGTGACCGGCGCCAAAATCGACAGCGACAAAGTCACCGTGACTGCCGAAACCGCCGACGGCCCGACGACCTTCACGGGGGACAAGGTGCTTGTCGCAGTTGGCCGCCGCCCCGCCAGCAACGGCCTGGGGTTGGACGCCGCCGGAGTCGCATTCGACGCGAAATCCGGGAAGATTCCCGTGGATGCGAAGTTTCAAACGAACGTACCGGGCATCTACGCCATTGGTGACCTGATCGCCGGCCCGATGCTGGCCCACAAAGCTTCGGAAGAAGGTGTGGCCTTCGCCGAAATGCTCGACGGGCACGCCGCCCCGATGAATTATGACATGATTCCGAGCGTCATTTACATCTGGCCGGAAGTGTCGAGCGTCGGCCCAACGGAAGAACAACTAAAAGAACGCGGCATCACGTATAAGGTCGGCAAATTCCCGATTGCCGCCAGCGGCCGCGCTCGCGCCATGGATGAAACCGAAGGGGTGGTGAAGGTGATTACCGACGCCGCCACCGATCGCGTGTTGGCGGTGCATATCTTCGGCCCGCGAGCTTCGGAAATGATCGCCGAAGCGGTGACGACGATGGAATTCTCCGGCAGCGCGGAAGACATCACCCGCATCGTGCATAGCCACCCGACCTTGTCGGAATCGCTCGCCGAAGCCGCCCGCGCCGCCTTCGTTGGCAAAGCCCTGCACGCCTAA
- a CDS encoding 3-deoxy-D-manno-octulosonic acid transferase, protein MLLNLMYGLVLIGLAPWMAIRAALTGRYRQGLADWLLGTRQLPQPVNESSVAADSTSSNSPPDQDRPVVWFHGVSVGEVALLGVVVAAFRKRHPDWRVIISCSTETGLTEARKRFADLTVIRFPFDFTWAIRRVLTLVQPRLIVLAESELWPNFLRQAQLRSVPVVVINARMSPRSFKRFSMLRWILRPLLLSRITGFAAQSETYAEAYRKLGVPADRVTVTGSVKYDGAKGDRHAPEVQQLRRAFAVQSNDLIWVAGSTHAPEESLVLESFRVLKERHRNLRLILVPRSVDRFNAVAELIRSQGFTAIRRSQMTGPLTQRAEVILIDTIGELGAVWGLAHLAFVGGTFDGRRGGQSMIEPAAYGMPIVLGPSFWNFRDAVIRLQEVGAARVVPTPAGLTEAIRTLLDDPIGRERMSQAARQLVRDQQGATERTLRWLDRIVEQSKISKSD, encoded by the coding sequence ATGTTGCTGAATCTGATGTATGGGCTGGTCTTGATCGGACTGGCCCCCTGGATGGCCATTCGCGCAGCCCTGACCGGACGATATCGGCAAGGGCTGGCGGATTGGCTGTTGGGAACGCGTCAATTGCCGCAACCCGTGAATGAATCATCGGTTGCGGCAGATTCCACTTCGTCAAATTCCCCACCGGATCAGGATCGTCCGGTGGTTTGGTTTCATGGTGTGAGCGTCGGCGAGGTCGCGCTGTTGGGCGTTGTCGTGGCGGCATTTCGCAAGCGACACCCCGATTGGCGCGTGATCATTTCGTGCAGCACCGAGACCGGCCTGACCGAAGCCCGCAAACGCTTCGCCGATCTGACCGTAATTCGATTCCCCTTCGATTTCACCTGGGCCATTCGCCGGGTGCTGACGCTCGTACAACCGCGATTGATTGTGCTGGCGGAGAGCGAGTTGTGGCCGAACTTCTTGCGCCAAGCCCAGTTGCGATCGGTGCCGGTGGTGGTCATCAACGCCCGCATGAGTCCCCGCAGCTTCAAGCGATTTTCGATGCTTCGCTGGATCTTGCGACCGTTATTGCTCAGTCGCATCACCGGATTTGCCGCGCAATCCGAGACGTATGCCGAGGCGTATCGCAAGTTGGGAGTACCGGCGGATCGGGTGACGGTCACAGGTTCGGTCAAATATGATGGTGCCAAGGGCGATCGGCACGCTCCCGAAGTGCAGCAGCTTCGGCGGGCGTTTGCCGTGCAATCCAACGATCTGATTTGGGTGGCCGGTTCGACGCATGCCCCCGAAGAATCGCTGGTGCTGGAATCGTTCCGCGTGCTGAAAGAGCGACACCGCAACCTACGACTGATTCTCGTGCCCCGCAGCGTCGATCGCTTTAATGCGGTTGCGGAACTCATTCGCAGTCAAGGATTTACGGCGATTCGACGCAGTCAGATGACCGGGCCGCTTACGCAACGGGCCGAGGTGATTCTCATCGACACCATCGGCGAACTCGGGGCGGTGTGGGGGCTGGCGCATTTGGCTTTTGTCGGCGGGACGTTTGACGGTCGGCGCGGCGGGCAGAGCATGATCGAACCCGCAGCGTATGGCATGCCGATTGTGCTGGGGCCATCGTTTTGGAACTTCCGCGATGCCGTCATCCGCTTGCAAGAGGTCGGGGCGGCCCGCGTGGTTCCAACACCGGCGGGATTGACCGAGGCGATTCGCACGCTGCTGGACGACCCCATCGGCCGCGAACGCATGAGCCAAGCCGCCCGGCAACTGGTGCGCGACCAACAAGGTGCGACCGAACGCACCCTGCGCTGGCTGGATCGCATTGTGGAGCAGTCGAAAATTTCGAAAAGCGATTGA